In the genome of Nitrospira japonica, one region contains:
- a CDS encoding peptidoglycan bridge formation glycyltransferase FemA/FemB family protein, with translation MTPRLSVLGPDDEAAYETFLLGVEESLLYSSLRYKVFLQALLRCEAQYWIAWKDELISGVLPIMWRDGPYGKVINSLPYYGSNGGVLATDQDVAFALTAKYDELVSKPDVAAATWICHPFHAPSVTPAHTVIDERIAQWTSLLWEGHDPESALLGAIDGSARRNIRKAESSGVTVRIDNDQLSFIETVHTENMAEISGKAKSHEFFSKVRTHFNAGTDYRIYVAEQNGILISGLLLFYFNRTVEYFTPVTVSKNRESQPMALILAKAMVDAARQGFLRWNWGGTWLSQDGVLRFKRKWGAKDASYRYFTQLNGPDILKRSKSEILSAYPDFFVVPFHSLTAAT, from the coding sequence TTGACGCCCAGACTTTCGGTTCTAGGGCCGGATGACGAGGCCGCCTATGAAACCTTTCTGCTCGGTGTCGAGGAGTCTCTGCTCTACTCTTCACTGCGGTACAAGGTGTTTCTCCAGGCCTTGCTGCGGTGCGAAGCCCAGTATTGGATTGCTTGGAAGGACGAGTTGATTTCGGGCGTACTGCCGATCATGTGGCGTGACGGACCATACGGAAAAGTCATCAACTCGCTTCCTTACTATGGCAGCAACGGCGGGGTCTTGGCGACCGACCAAGACGTCGCATTCGCACTCACGGCGAAGTATGACGAACTGGTCTCGAAACCCGATGTCGCGGCGGCAACGTGGATCTGTCATCCGTTTCATGCCCCTTCGGTCACCCCCGCGCACACGGTGATCGACGAACGGATTGCACAGTGGACGTCGCTGTTGTGGGAGGGACATGATCCGGAGTCGGCCCTGCTCGGCGCCATAGACGGCTCGGCTAGACGTAATATACGCAAGGCTGAATCGAGCGGCGTGACGGTGCGAATCGACAACGATCAACTCTCCTTCATCGAGACCGTGCACACCGAAAACATGGCGGAAATCTCAGGCAAGGCGAAGAGTCATGAGTTTTTCTCAAAGGTGCGCACCCATTTCAATGCTGGGACCGACTATCGTATTTATGTGGCCGAGCAGAACGGGATATTGATTTCGGGTCTCTTGCTATTTTATTTCAACAGGACGGTGGAATATTTCACCCCTGTTACCGTTTCGAAAAACCGCGAGAGTCAGCCGATGGCGCTCATTTTGGCAAAGGCCATGGTCGATGCCGCCAGGCAGGGATTTCTTCGCTGGAACTGGGGCGGGACATGGCTCAGCCAGGACGGCGTCCTGCGCTTCAAGCGAAAATGGGGTGCAAAGGATGCATCCTACCGGTATTTCACGCAGTTAAACGGGCCGGATATTCTGAAACGATCGAAGTCGGAGATCCTTTCCGCCTATCCGGATTTCTTTGTCGTCCCCTTTCACAGTCTGACTGCTGCGACGTAG